Genomic segment of Streptomyces zhihengii:
GTTGCGCAGGGCGTGCGCGGTGAACTCGGCGGTCACCCGGTACCAGGCGTCGTCGACGGGGATCGCGGCGAGCGCGGCCCGTATCGCCTCGTCCGGATCGTCGGACGGCACGTCGGCCAGCGCCTCGCGCACATCGGCGAGCATCCGTCCGGAGCGCTCCTCCCACATGACGAGGAACAGCTCGTCGAGGGAGGAGAAGTTGGAGTAGAACGCGCCCCGGGTGTAGCCGGCCCGCTCGCAGATCTGCTCCACCGTGGAGCGCCCGAAGCCCTCCTCGGCGAAGACCTGGAGCGCGGCGTCGAGGACCCGTCGCCTGGTCTCGGCCCGGCGCGCGGTGACCCGGGGGCCGGGGGCGCGGGGGGTGCTGGTTCCCATGAGCGGTCCGCCCTTCTTCGATGCGCGAACGTATCGGATGCGTTCGTGTATCGACAAGGGCGGTGCACCGGCCGGTCCGTCCGGGGCCGGAAAAGGCGGCGGCCCCCGGGAGGAGTCCCGGGGGCCGCCGGCCGCTGAGCGGTGCGGGGTACGCGGCGAGCGCGCGTGCAGGGCACGCGGGCCCGCCACGCTCCGAACGAGAGCTTCTAGTTGGCGTCCACCAGGCCCACGGGGGCCACGGTCACGGTGCGGGCGCCCTTCGTGCCGCCGAGCACGACCTTGCGCAGGGCGCTGTTGTTGTCGAGGTTCGTCTCCTTCAGACGCTTCTCCGGGTTGGCCAGCACCTGGATCCAGTACGTGCCGTTCGGCAGGTCGGTGATGTCGAAGGACTGGCCGGGCAGGTCCTGGGTGTAGGTGTCACCGGAGCCGACGTCCAGCACCTCGCGGACGGAGATCGAGTTCTGCTGGCCGCAGGCGGTGGAGAGGTCGGTGTTCTCCGGGTGCCAGTTGGCGTTCTTCACCGTGTAGTCCACGGCGTCCGTGTTGGCCAGGCAGAACGCCTCCTTGCCGCTGCGCACGGCCTCCTTCTTGTCGGCCTTCAGCAGGCGGTAGCTGGCGAAGTCCGTGAAGTGCCAGTGCTCGTGGCCCGGGCGCGGGTCCCACTCCATGGTGCCGGTCGGGGTGTAGCCGACCTGCTTGCCGTCCGCGTCGTAGAAGTACTGGTAGGCGTCCATCAGCTCCTTGCCCGGCGAGCGGAAGCCGTCCACGACGAGCTGCGCGGGGCCGGCGTTCCAGACGTTGGCGCTGAACGCCAGGTAGTCCTTGCCC
This window contains:
- a CDS encoding TetR/AcrR family transcriptional regulator, whose protein sequence is MGTSTPRAPGPRVTARRAETRRRVLDAALQVFAEEGFGRSTVEQICERAGYTRGAFYSNFSSLDELFLVMWEERSGRMLADVREALADVPSDDPDEAIRAALAAIPVDDAWYRVTAEFTAHALRNRPLRRVMAAREQAILDTVLPVVVDALARTGRRVPDLAALGHALVAVHDGTAVQVLLEPGSDEPRRRREDLFMHVLRAYSTPVTEEAP